The following proteins are encoded in a genomic region of Bacillus sp. FJAT-22090:
- a CDS encoding ATP-grasp domain-containing protein, which translates to MKGLLVYELHEIERNRSFIERLINAGEKHGLSMTIIDDRSSSIPDADFVFFRARNPQLSKQLEQRNIPMFNRAEVNVIANDKWKAIQLVQLLGIQTVPTRKIKTITDISHYPVVIKTIDGHGGSQVELCHTKDHANVFIRAHDSKTIIAQKYIETNATDIRVFMLGSEVVGAVKRTGAEDSFKSNYTLGGTVEKYDLSSAQIKDVEKIAKALKSDYIGIDFLLLPDGSWLFNEIEDPVGARSYFATTNKDIAIPIMEYINKKLKEKE; encoded by the coding sequence ATGAAAGGCTTACTAGTTTATGAGTTACATGAAATTGAAAGAAATAGAAGCTTTATAGAACGGTTAATAAATGCTGGAGAAAAACATGGTCTTTCCATGACTATAATAGATGATCGAAGTTCCTCTATTCCAGATGCAGATTTCGTCTTTTTCAGAGCAAGGAACCCTCAACTTTCTAAGCAGTTAGAACAAAGGAATATTCCAATGTTTAATCGCGCGGAAGTGAATGTAATTGCGAACGATAAATGGAAAGCCATCCAGCTTGTTCAGCTACTAGGAATTCAAACTGTGCCTACTAGAAAAATAAAGACAATAACAGATATCTCTCATTACCCTGTTGTCATAAAAACAATCGATGGTCATGGTGGGTCACAGGTAGAATTATGCCATACGAAAGATCATGCCAATGTCTTTATTCGTGCGCATGATTCTAAAACGATTATTGCACAAAAGTATATTGAAACAAATGCAACGGATATCCGAGTATTTATGCTTGGATCAGAAGTAGTCGGAGCAGTAAAACGAACTGGTGCAGAAGACAGTTTTAAATCAAATTATACTCTCGGTGGTACCGTAGAAAAATACGATTTAAGTAGTGCACAAATTAAAGATGTGGAAAAAATAGCTAAAGCATTAAAAAGCGATTACATTGGCATAGACTTTCTCTTACTGCCTGATGGTAGTTGGTTGTTTAATGAAATAGAAGATCCGGTTGGTGCAAGATCTTATTTTGCTACTACTAATAAAGATATTGCCATACCAATCATGGAATATATTAATAAGAAATTAAAAGAAAAAGAGTGA
- a CDS encoding valine--tRNA ligase: MTNETTMSTKYDPQSIEKGRYEWWLKGKFFEAHPESAKEPYTIVIPPPNVTGKLHLGHAWDTTLQDILIRMKRMQGYDALWLPGMDHAGIATQAKVEEKLRSQNITRYDLGREKFVEETWKWKEEYAGHIREQWAKLGLGLDYSRERFTLDEGLSNAVKEVFVKLYNKGLIYRGEYIINWDPATKTALSDIEVIHKDVQGAFYHMHYPLADGTGTIDVATTRPETMLGDSAVAVHPEDERYKHLIGKTVILPITNREIPIVGDDYVDMEFGSGAVKITPAHDPNDFEIGNRHNLQRILVMNEDGTMNKNAAQYDGMDRFACREQIVKDLQDASVLFKIEEHMHSVGHSERSGAVVEPYLSTQWFVKMQPLADEAIKLQQAEEKVNFVPDRFEKTYLQWMENIHDWCISRQLWWGHRIPAWYHNETGEVYVGHEAPIDAENWSQDEDVLDTWFSSALWPFSTLGWPDEQNEEFKKYYPTNTLVTGYDIIFFWVSRMIFQGIEFTETRPFDDVLIHGLVRAEDGRKMSKSLGNGVDPMDIIAQYGADSLRYFLSTGSSPGQDLRFSTEKVEAVWNFANKIWNASRFALMNMEGLTFEEINLDGKKSVADAWILTRLNETIEQVTRLSDKYEFGEVGRALYNFIWDDFCDWYIEMSKLPLNGEDEEAKKTTRSVLAYVLDNTMRLLHPFMPFITEEIWQNLPHEGESITLAAWPTVNESLSNKEEAASMKLLAEIIRSVRNIRAEVQTPMSKKVPLYISAKDTDTLAVLEANAKYLERFCNPEPLVIGQGIVAPGQSMSAVVTGAELFLPLQGLIDIEAEKARLEKELEKWTKEVKLVQGKLSNERFVSKAPEAVVAEERAKEQDYIEKQATVLKRLEELKNM, encoded by the coding sequence ATGACAAATGAAACAACCATGTCAACGAAGTACGATCCGCAATCGATTGAAAAAGGTCGCTATGAATGGTGGCTCAAAGGGAAATTTTTCGAGGCGCATCCAGAAAGTGCAAAAGAACCTTATACGATTGTGATTCCACCACCGAACGTAACAGGTAAGTTACACCTAGGGCATGCTTGGGATACTACATTACAGGATATTCTAATACGTATGAAACGTATGCAAGGATATGATGCTCTTTGGTTACCTGGTATGGATCATGCTGGTATTGCAACACAAGCAAAAGTAGAAGAAAAACTGCGTTCACAAAATATAACTAGATATGATTTAGGACGCGAAAAATTTGTCGAAGAAACATGGAAATGGAAAGAAGAGTATGCTGGTCATATTCGCGAGCAATGGGCAAAACTAGGTTTAGGTTTAGACTATTCAAGAGAACGTTTCACATTGGATGAAGGTCTATCGAATGCAGTTAAAGAAGTGTTCGTAAAGCTTTACAATAAAGGTTTGATCTATCGCGGTGAGTATATTATTAACTGGGATCCTGCTACAAAGACGGCTCTTTCTGACATCGAAGTAATCCATAAAGATGTACAGGGTGCATTCTATCATATGCATTACCCACTCGCAGATGGTACTGGCACAATTGATGTTGCAACTACTCGACCTGAAACAATGCTAGGGGATAGTGCAGTTGCAGTGCACCCAGAAGATGAGCGTTATAAACATTTAATAGGTAAAACAGTGATTCTACCAATTACAAATCGTGAAATCCCAATCGTAGGGGATGATTACGTAGATATGGAGTTCGGTAGTGGGGCGGTTAAAATTACACCTGCACATGATCCAAATGACTTTGAAATTGGTAACCGTCATAATTTACAACGTATTTTAGTAATGAATGAAGATGGTACGATGAATAAAAATGCTGCTCAGTACGACGGAATGGACCGCTTTGCATGCCGTGAACAAATCGTGAAAGATTTACAAGACGCTAGTGTTTTATTCAAAATTGAAGAGCACATGCATTCAGTAGGCCACTCGGAGCGAAGTGGAGCAGTTGTTGAACCTTATCTTTCAACTCAATGGTTTGTAAAAATGCAACCATTGGCTGATGAGGCAATTAAATTACAACAAGCAGAAGAAAAAGTAAATTTTGTACCGGACCGTTTCGAAAAAACGTATTTGCAATGGATGGAAAACATTCATGATTGGTGTATTTCTCGTCAATTATGGTGGGGTCATCGAATTCCTGCTTGGTACCACAACGAAACAGGGGAAGTGTATGTTGGACACGAAGCTCCAATAGATGCTGAAAACTGGAGCCAAGATGAAGATGTATTAGATACATGGTTCTCATCTGCTCTTTGGCCATTTTCTACATTAGGTTGGCCAGATGAACAAAACGAAGAGTTTAAAAAATATTATCCAACAAATACACTTGTTACAGGATATGATATTATATTCTTTTGGGTTTCACGTATGATTTTCCAAGGAATTGAATTTACAGAAACTCGTCCATTTGATGATGTTTTAATACATGGATTGGTTCGAGCAGAAGACGGACGAAAAATGTCCAAATCTCTTGGTAATGGTGTAGATCCGATGGACATAATTGCGCAGTATGGTGCAGATTCACTCCGTTATTTCTTAAGTACTGGTTCATCTCCAGGGCAAGATTTGCGTTTCTCTACGGAAAAAGTAGAAGCGGTTTGGAATTTTGCTAATAAGATTTGGAATGCATCTCGATTTGCATTGATGAATATGGAAGGATTAACATTTGAAGAAATCAATCTTGACGGTAAAAAATCAGTTGCAGATGCATGGATTTTAACTCGTTTGAATGAAACAATTGAACAAGTAACGAGACTTTCCGACAAATATGAATTTGGTGAAGTAGGTCGTGCACTGTATAACTTCATTTGGGATGATTTCTGTGACTGGTATATTGAAATGTCCAAACTTCCACTAAACGGAGAAGATGAAGAAGCGAAGAAAACGACACGTTCGGTACTAGCATATGTATTAGATAATACTATGCGATTATTACATCCATTTATGCCATTCATAACGGAAGAGATCTGGCAAAACCTTCCGCATGAAGGGGAGTCGATTACACTAGCTGCATGGCCAACTGTGAACGAATCTTTATCCAATAAAGAAGAAGCTGCAAGTATGAAATTACTAGCTGAAATTATCCGTTCTGTTCGTAATATTCGTGCAGAAGTACAAACACCGATGAGTAAAAAGGTGCCATTGTACATTTCAGCAAAAGATACAGACACATTGGCAGTATTAGAAGCAAATGCGAAATATTTGGAGCGTTTTTGTAATCCAGAGCCGTTAGTAATCGGTCAAGGTATTGTAGCGCCAGGTCAATCGATGTCTGCAGTTGTAACAGGAGCAGAATTATTCTTGCCATTACAAGGATTAATCGATATCGAAGCAGAAAAGGCTCGTTTAGAAAAAGAACTTGAAAAATGGACAAAAGAAGTGAAGTTAGTTCAAGGAAAGCTATCGAATGAACGCTTCGTTTCCAAAGCACCAGAAGCTGTTGTTGCAGAAGAGCGTGCAAAAGAACAAGATTATATAGAAAAACAAGCTACGGTTTTAAAACGATTAGAAGAACTTAAAAACATGTAA
- a CDS encoding Maf family protein — MNLITKDKLILASESPRRKELFSKLGVPFEIQPAGVDEELDGLYEPEEFAIAIADLKANDIAQRNPGAIIIAADTTVRIGKALLTKPTNNAQAVKFLKLLSGKVHHVITGVSIVGPDLNLAFAETTLVKFYELSDEEINAYVESGDPLDKAGGYGIQTMGGLFVEKIQGDYNNVVGLPISRLYQTLLKLGVIEFARETSK, encoded by the coding sequence ATGAATCTTATTACAAAAGATAAACTAATTTTAGCAAGTGAGTCACCTAGAAGAAAGGAACTTTTTAGTAAATTAGGCGTACCATTTGAAATCCAGCCAGCTGGGGTTGATGAAGAGCTCGATGGTTTATATGAACCAGAGGAATTTGCTATAGCCATTGCAGATCTAAAAGCAAATGATATTGCACAGAGAAATCCAGGAGCAATCATAATTGCTGCTGATACAACTGTTCGAATAGGAAAGGCGTTATTAACGAAGCCAACAAACAATGCGCAGGCGGTAAAGTTTCTCAAGCTTCTATCAGGAAAGGTTCATCATGTAATTACTGGTGTTTCTATTGTGGGGCCAGATCTTAATCTTGCATTTGCAGAAACTACTTTAGTTAAATTTTATGAGTTATCTGATGAAGAAATTAATGCATATGTTGAGTCTGGTGATCCATTAGATAAAGCAGGTGGATATGGAATCCAAACGATGGGAGGACTTTTTGTTGAAAAGATTCAAGGTGATTATAATAATGTTGTAGGTCTTCCTATAAGCCGGTTATATCAAACGCTTTTGAAGCTTGGGGTAATAGAATTCGCGAGGGAGACGTCTAAATGA
- a CDS encoding prepilin peptidase, which translates to MEIVLTILFFIYGLIFGSFFNVVGLRIPKGESIVRPSSHCAICNRNLTARDLVPVLSYLFLQGKCRGCGTKIHWMYPVIELVTGLLFAFAYIQLGFTLELVVAILFISLLVIITVSDIAYMLIPDKILLFFLVPLIVARIFSPLTPWSESIVGAVIGFGVLFLIAVLSKGGMGGGDIKLFFVIGVVLGTMHTLLTLFLASLIGAVVGVISLRITKKGRKTPIPFGPTIAIAAIIAYFFGNTLVDWYVNMFF; encoded by the coding sequence ATGGAAATCGTCCTAACAATATTATTTTTCATATATGGTCTAATTTTTGGCTCGTTTTTCAATGTAGTTGGATTACGTATTCCAAAAGGGGAATCCATTGTTCGCCCATCATCTCATTGTGCTATTTGCAATCGGAATCTCACTGCTCGTGATTTGGTGCCTGTCCTTTCCTATTTGTTTTTACAAGGGAAATGTAGAGGCTGTGGGACGAAGATTCATTGGATGTATCCTGTGATAGAACTTGTCACTGGCCTCTTATTTGCTTTTGCTTATATTCAACTTGGTTTCACTTTAGAGTTGGTAGTTGCTATCTTGTTCATATCTTTACTAGTAATTATTACTGTTTCGGATATTGCCTATATGCTTATACCTGATAAGATTCTTTTGTTTTTTTTAGTTCCTTTGATTGTTGCAAGAATCTTCTCGCCGTTAACCCCTTGGTCGGAAAGTATTGTGGGAGCTGTAATTGGATTTGGTGTATTATTTTTAATTGCTGTATTGTCGAAAGGTGGTATGGGCGGAGGGGATATTAAATTATTTTTTGTCATCGGAGTAGTTTTAGGAACGATGCATACGTTGTTAACACTTTTTTTAGCTTCTCTTATAGGTGCAGTTGTTGGTGTAATCTCTTTGAGAATAACTAAAAAAGGTAGGAAAACACCCATACCTTTTGGACCTACCATTGCGATTGCTGCTATTATCGCCTATTTTTTTGGCAATACCCTTGTCGATTGGTATGTGAATATGTTTTTTTAA
- a CDS encoding sensor domain-containing diguanylate cyclase, whose product MNISVKAKRNIFILWLLVVPLGSFLVYRYAPSRHVEWDAYLILLLLVLLTTSFPFYISGNTMFLSQWVSLAAFLNYGIFAELVLMQLCLIPIAFHMKANKDNFYRIAFSSFMFFIISVVCGTVVHLLGYNLGSLVVQDVLLFGTIYALCDVILNHTIIYLRNSSFGTNPKLLDESTVWDVVGLTITLPFGISLYFLESYVGTIAFVLLGLPFLMITLLVRLYSNSEKVNADLNKASQFGHELAERMTGKEIIDLFMERITKMFPIDSAYIVDDLYGKFQILRAREDGENVELFFAPEDLNSTLAGIIYKKGIPTLYDKQSEWNEMKPPFLATDMQSVMCVPIYRNQKIEGVLVLASRKKYAFEAYQLKMVHLLCSYFAVSVEKAKYVREALARSERCELTGLYNYRYLDKRLEYFMEKLNLGEYKTVSLIMMDIDHFKSVNDTYGHHSGNMILKEFANVISTEIGSNGTVARYGGEEFVILLPNYTKVEATNIAERLRRKIEQNPFVVQLDLDVVSREEIIFLTASIGVSTAPEDSDEGMSLLRNADRALYIGAKQAGRNKVAEYVK is encoded by the coding sequence ATGAATATATCAGTAAAAGCCAAAAGAAATATTTTCATATTGTGGTTATTAGTCGTACCCTTAGGGTCTTTTTTAGTTTATCGATATGCTCCAAGTAGGCATGTTGAATGGGATGCTTATTTAATCCTCTTGTTATTAGTTTTATTAACAACTAGTTTTCCATTTTATATCTCAGGTAATACAATGTTTCTTAGTCAATGGGTTTCGCTAGCCGCATTTTTGAATTATGGAATATTTGCCGAACTGGTTCTTATGCAATTGTGTTTAATACCGATTGCTTTTCATATGAAAGCTAACAAAGATAATTTTTATCGCATCGCGTTTAGCTCTTTTATGTTCTTCATTATTTCAGTGGTCTGCGGTACTGTTGTACATTTACTTGGTTACAATTTAGGGTCCCTAGTAGTACAAGATGTTCTTCTCTTTGGTACAATTTATGCTCTTTGTGATGTCATTTTAAATCATACAATCATTTATTTAAGAAATTCTTCGTTTGGAACCAATCCAAAATTATTAGACGAGTCTACCGTATGGGATGTTGTAGGATTAACGATTACATTACCTTTTGGGATAAGCTTATATTTTTTAGAGAGCTATGTAGGTACTATAGCATTTGTTCTTTTAGGCTTACCTTTTTTAATGATTACTCTTTTAGTCCGTTTATATAGCAACTCCGAGAAAGTAAATGCGGATCTTAATAAAGCGAGTCAATTTGGACATGAGCTTGCAGAACGAATGACTGGTAAAGAGATAATTGATTTGTTCATGGAGCGTATTACAAAGATGTTCCCCATCGATTCAGCCTATATAGTCGATGATTTGTATGGTAAATTTCAAATACTACGTGCAAGAGAAGATGGAGAAAATGTGGAACTATTTTTTGCGCCAGAAGATCTAAATAGTACTCTTGCAGGCATCATTTATAAAAAAGGGATTCCAACCTTATATGATAAACAAAGCGAATGGAATGAAATGAAACCACCATTTCTTGCAACTGATATGCAAAGTGTAATGTGCGTACCCATCTATCGAAATCAAAAAATAGAAGGTGTTCTAGTACTTGCTTCACGTAAAAAATACGCTTTTGAGGCATACCAACTTAAAATGGTTCATTTGCTCTGCTCATATTTTGCGGTTTCCGTGGAAAAAGCAAAGTATGTAAGAGAGGCATTGGCAAGAAGTGAACGGTGCGAGTTAACGGGTTTATATAATTACAGGTATTTAGACAAACGATTGGAATACTTTATGGAGAAATTAAATCTTGGTGAATATAAAACGGTGTCATTAATTATGATGGACATTGATCATTTTAAATCCGTCAATGATACATACGGACACCACAGTGGAAACATGATTTTAAAAGAGTTTGCTAATGTAATCAGTACTGAAATTGGTTCAAATGGGACAGTTGCAAGGTATGGAGGAGAAGAATTTGTCATCTTACTTCCTAACTATACGAAAGTAGAAGCAACCAATATTGCTGAACGATTAAGACGAAAAATTGAACAAAACCCATTTGTCGTACAGTTAGATTTAGATGTAGTTTCGCGGGAAGAAATTATCTTTTTAACAGCCAGCATCGGAGTTTCCACTGCTCCTGAAGACAGCGATGAAGGAATGTCACTGCTTCGAAATGCAGACCGTGCATTATATATTGGTGCGAAGCAAGCGGGTAGAAATAAAGTTGCGGAATATGTGAAATAG
- a CDS encoding ABC-three component system protein, translating to MGKVSIIIQDEKYTTDASPSWNGFNHQGRIGVLVVLTMINNLKLSLNACNSYELELEWLEDFSIKKDNDYIAIHQVKTYNKTAPSEYKEAIWLLLAKVTDFPNIKKCYLHSTSKISNLKDLETRLYEYKPPKKETKRSENEEDNEKDKNKKEDNKKYWTPRQCHDYVKSTGKYKEVFAKFEVYKYEDDCQHCNMDEVEDKIKNQLSIFYKDNIKTPEHLNRAYLHLLGLVDKHIRDRHINVQAGHKSEKATINFQKIYEIIIANYELPSKEYITYQLRERFTKLTNEYFADLILEVEDEIIDRKSIMNVNRVINSVLKLDEEEFIKFCMKITPNHEVNDENPDSLLNALSTLISETHMNDGFLEILKRIQNQIDVGKFTFIKLGPEKLNVSYLPTTIIDTYHKQRTGRIIEKILKNSNDDSLLEIDVMITKNINLPRLKPEKINSDIPDHEIDSEVDVHTEIYHNRISKIKNIRMLDIENAKGEIDE from the coding sequence ATGGGTAAGGTTTCAATTATTATTCAGGATGAAAAATATACTACAGATGCAAGTCCTAGCTGGAACGGTTTTAACCATCAAGGAAGAATAGGAGTATTAGTCGTATTAACAATGATTAATAATTTAAAGTTATCATTAAATGCATGTAATTCTTATGAGTTGGAGCTTGAGTGGTTGGAGGATTTTTCTATAAAAAAAGATAATGATTACATCGCTATACATCAGGTTAAAACATACAATAAAACTGCACCAAGTGAATATAAAGAGGCAATTTGGCTTTTATTGGCTAAGGTTACTGATTTCCCTAATATTAAGAAATGTTATTTGCATTCAACTAGTAAAATTAGTAACTTAAAGGATCTCGAAACACGCCTTTACGAATATAAGCCTCCAAAAAAAGAAACAAAGCGGTCAGAAAATGAAGAGGATAATGAAAAAGATAAGAATAAAAAAGAGGACAATAAAAAATATTGGACACCTAGACAATGTCATGATTATGTAAAAAGTACAGGGAAATACAAAGAAGTTTTCGCGAAATTTGAAGTATATAAATATGAAGATGACTGTCAACATTGCAACATGGATGAAGTTGAAGACAAAATAAAAAATCAACTGTCAATCTTTTATAAAGATAATATAAAAACTCCAGAACATTTAAATCGAGCATACCTACATTTGCTCGGGTTAGTAGACAAGCACATTAGGGATAGGCATATTAATGTTCAGGCAGGTCATAAAAGTGAGAAAGCTACTATTAATTTTCAAAAAATATATGAGATAATTATCGCAAATTATGAACTTCCAAGTAAAGAATATATTACTTACCAACTAAGAGAAAGATTTACAAAACTAACTAACGAATACTTTGCTGATTTAATTCTTGAGGTAGAGGATGAGATTATAGATAGAAAAAGCATAATGAACGTTAATAGAGTAATAAATTCTGTATTAAAGTTAGATGAAGAAGAATTTATAAAATTTTGCATGAAGATTACACCGAACCATGAAGTGAATGATGAAAATCCTGATAGCCTTCTAAATGCTTTGTCTACATTAATTTCTGAAACACATATGAATGATGGATTTTTGGAAATTTTAAAACGAATACAAAATCAAATAGATGTTGGTAAATTCACATTTATTAAGTTAGGGCCAGAAAAGTTAAATGTTTCGTATCTTCCAACTACCATTATTGATACATATCATAAGCAAAGAACTGGGAGAATTATAGAAAAAATTTTGAAAAATTCAAATGATGATTCATTGCTTGAGATTGACGTAATGATAACAAAAAATATTAATTTACCAAGGCTAAAGCCTGAAAAGATTAATAGTGATATTCCTGATCATGAAATTGATAGTGAAGTTGATGTCCATACCGAAATTTATCATAACCGAATCTCTAAAATTAAAAATATCAGAATGTTAGATATAGAGAATGCGAAAGGAGAAATTGATGAATGA
- the radC gene encoding RadC family protein: MTVDLTPALMIRDVHIADRPRERLIRQGAQSLSNQELIAILLRTGTKQESVLHLANRVLHFIEQIQELKNATLEEIMSVKGIGQAKAVQLLAAVELGRRLSQQKTDEKFTIRSPKDAATYLMHDMTSLTQEHFVVLFLNVKNQILHKQTIFIGSLNASIVHPREIFREAVKRSAASIIFAHIGKLFVGRNLILL, translated from the coding sequence ATGACTGTAGATTTAACTCCAGCGTTAATGATTCGTGATGTCCATATTGCAGATCGCCCTCGAGAAAGATTAATAAGACAAGGGGCACAAAGCTTGTCCAACCAAGAATTAATTGCTATCTTGCTTCGTACCGGTACGAAGCAAGAGTCTGTGCTTCACTTAGCAAATCGTGTCCTCCATTTTATCGAACAAATTCAAGAATTAAAAAATGCTACGCTAGAAGAAATTATGTCAGTAAAAGGCATAGGTCAAGCAAAAGCGGTCCAGTTACTAGCAGCGGTTGAGTTAGGACGAAGATTATCGCAGCAAAAAACAGATGAAAAATTTACCATTCGTTCTCCAAAAGATGCCGCAACATACTTAATGCATGATATGACTTCATTAACGCAAGAGCATTTTGTCGTTTTATTTTTGAATGTTAAAAATCAAATTCTCCATAAACAGACAATCTTCATCGGTTCACTTAATGCTTCAATTGTTCATCCACGAGAGATTTTCCGCGAAGCTGTAAAAAGGTCAGCTGCTTCTATTATATTCGCTCATATAGGCAAGCTTTTTGTAGGGCGAAATTTAATTTTATTGTGA
- a CDS encoding bifunctional folylpolyglutamate synthase/dihydrofolate synthase, with translation MEINNFNLYKNKWNIKSESIIKPGLDSIKKALEKLDNPQNKHKTIHVAGTNGKGSTIAFMRAIAKEHGLSYGSFTSPSIIDVHDQIQLNGVNVKPEQMDMAFEKMQRANLSGMLTDFELLTVAAFLVFETETLDIVFIEAGMGGRFDSTNVFQKSLAVIPSISIDHTNFLGDTIEKISWHKAGILKEDSKLIIGQLEPQAKTVFLQEALEKKGVIIEYGNDFIVHNNSYSYDKTVFNGLHPSMLGNHQKSNMAIAITALLESSFPLDESKVQLAVKHARMQGRMERIEENLYFDGAHNKASIDSLVETIKSNFPHKNIHFIVGILKDKDYIYMLRKLEEIGSSFEFVQFNHERALPPSELYKHCLHDDKRITKDMEEFLFENIQNNDITIVTGSLYFISELRLKTGK, from the coding sequence GTGGAAATAAATAATTTTAATTTATATAAAAATAAATGGAATATTAAAAGTGAATCTATTATAAAACCTGGGTTAGATTCCATAAAGAAAGCACTAGAGAAGCTTGATAATCCTCAAAATAAACATAAAACCATTCATGTTGCAGGTACGAATGGGAAAGGATCTACCATTGCATTTATGAGAGCTATCGCAAAGGAACACGGTTTAAGCTACGGATCCTTTACTTCACCAAGTATTATTGATGTGCATGACCAAATCCAATTAAACGGTGTAAATGTTAAGCCAGAACAAATGGATATGGCATTCGAAAAGATGCAACGAGCTAATTTAAGCGGAATGCTTACTGATTTTGAATTACTAACAGTTGCAGCATTCTTAGTTTTTGAAACTGAAACATTGGATATTGTGTTTATAGAGGCTGGTATGGGTGGAAGATTTGATAGTACAAACGTATTTCAAAAATCGTTAGCTGTAATACCTAGTATTTCAATCGATCATACAAACTTTTTAGGAGATACAATTGAAAAAATTAGTTGGCATAAGGCAGGAATATTGAAAGAAGATAGCAAATTAATTATAGGGCAATTAGAGCCACAAGCAAAAACTGTTTTTCTTCAAGAAGCACTTGAAAAGAAGGGTGTAATTATTGAATATGGTAATGATTTTATTGTACATAATAATTCGTATTCATATGACAAGACTGTTTTTAATGGATTACATCCGAGTATGCTAGGGAACCATCAGAAATCAAATATGGCTATAGCAATAACTGCACTTTTGGAAAGTAGTTTCCCATTAGATGAAAGTAAAGTTCAATTGGCTGTTAAACATGCTCGAATGCAAGGAAGAATGGAGAGAATAGAGGAAAATCTATATTTTGATGGTGCTCATAACAAAGCGAGTATTGATTCATTGGTAGAAACGATTAAATCTAATTTCCCACATAAAAATATTCATTTTATTGTAGGTATTCTAAAAGACAAAGATTATATATATATGTTGAGAAAATTAGAAGAAATAGGTTCATCTTTTGAATTTGTACAATTCAATCACGAACGGGCATTACCGCCTAGTGAATTATATAAACACTGTTTACACGATGATAAACGTATTACTAAAGATATGGAAGAATTTTTGTTTGAAAATATTCAAAATAATGATATTACTATTGTCACAGGTTCGTTATATTTTATATCAGAGTTAAGATTAAAAACAGGTAAATAG
- a CDS encoding ATP-grasp domain-containing protein, whose protein sequence is MQTCWIVYNGSLTDEKFIDQALLLQEAAIKQGIQATLVKNYELLMDVQLGLRDTRPDFVIFLDKDILLAKFLKNEGIPVFNDPDIIEICDNKARQYMLLAKAQVPMPRTIIAPKVYTDFTIQHTGYYEQVLETIKLPMIIKEAHGSFGFKVYLIETKEQFFEKVEELNGKEYVFQEFIENSRGRDIRVNVVGGQVIACMHRHSETDFRANITNGGTASQIELTERQKEVAIHAAQALNAEFAGVDLLFGEDEEPLVCEVNGVAHIRNIYNVTGINVGDAMISYALSKVGTVLI, encoded by the coding sequence ATGCAAACATGTTGGATTGTATACAACGGAAGTCTTACAGATGAAAAATTTATCGATCAGGCCCTTCTTCTTCAAGAAGCAGCAATTAAACAAGGCATACAAGCAACATTAGTAAAGAATTACGAATTATTAATGGACGTCCAGCTAGGATTAAGGGATACTAGACCAGATTTTGTCATCTTTTTAGATAAAGACATTTTGCTTGCAAAGTTTCTCAAAAATGAAGGCATTCCTGTTTTTAATGATCCCGATATAATTGAAATATGTGATAACAAAGCACGCCAGTATATGTTACTTGCCAAAGCACAAGTCCCAATGCCTCGTACAATCATTGCACCAAAAGTGTACACGGACTTTACAATTCAACATACTGGTTATTATGAACAAGTTTTAGAAACTATTAAATTACCTATGATAATAAAAGAAGCACATGGCTCTTTTGGTTTTAAAGTTTATCTAATAGAAACAAAGGAACAGTTTTTTGAAAAAGTTGAAGAACTTAATGGAAAAGAATATGTTTTTCAAGAGTTTATTGAAAATAGTAGAGGACGTGACATTCGAGTTAATGTCGTAGGCGGACAGGTAATCGCTTGTATGCATCGTCATTCCGAAACAGATTTTCGTGCAAATATTACAAATGGTGGAACTGCCTCTCAAATAGAACTTACAGAAAGACAAAAAGAAGTGGCTATACATGCTGCTCAGGCGCTAAATGCAGAGTTCGCAGGAGTAGATTTATTATTTGGTGAAGATGAAGAACCACTTGTATGTGAAGTAAATGGAGTAGCCCATATTCGTAACATTTATAATGTGACCGGTATTAATGTTGGAGATGCTATGATTAGCTATGCATTATCAAAAGTAGGAACAGTTCTAATATGA